Proteins encoded by one window of Arabidopsis thaliana chromosome 2, partial sequence:
- a CDS encoding Kinesin motor family protein (Kinesin motor family protein; FUNCTIONS IN: microtubule motor activity, zinc ion binding, ATP binding; INVOLVED IN: microtubule-based movement; LOCATED IN: chloroplast; EXPRESSED IN: 23 plant structures; EXPRESSED DURING: 13 growth stages; CONTAINS InterPro DOMAIN/s: Kinesin, motor region, conserved site (InterPro:IPR019821), Zinc finger, RING-type (InterPro:IPR001841), Kinesin, motor domain (InterPro:IPR001752); BEST Arabidopsis thaliana protein match is: Kinesin motor family protein (TAIR:AT4G39050.1); Has 67269 Blast hits to 46072 proteins in 2386 species: Archae - 574; Bacteria - 7992; Metazoa - 30280; Fungi - 6003; Plants - 5457; Viruses - 386; Other Eukaryotes - 16577 (source: NCBI BLink).): protein MASSSSRTRSRSPFSHRRPPSPYSSASSTSSSLINNRLLPRSSSTPTSTVYNSGGVTGSRSMSITRTISDSGPIGGSGTYGAQSYPSEGLIGESGQTITSERDSISVTVRFRPMSEREYQRGDEIVWYPDADKMVRNEYNPLTAYAFDKVFGPQSTTPEVYDVAAKPVVKAAMEGVNGTVFAYGVTSSGKTHTMHGDQDFPGIIPLAIKDVFSIIQETTGREFLLRVSYLEIYNEVINDLLDPTGQNLRIREDSQGTYVEGIKEEVVLSPGHALSFIAAGEEHRHVGSNNFNLMSSRSHTIFTLMIESSAHGDQYDGVIFSQLNLIDLAGSESSKTETTGLRRKEGAYINKSLLTLGTVIGKLTEGKTTHVPFRDSKLTRLLQSSLSGHGHVSLICTVTPASSSTEETHNTLKFASRAKRIEINASRNKIIDEKSLIKKYQKEISTLKVELDQLRRGVLVGVSHEELLSLKQQLQEGQVKMQSRLEEEEEAKAALMSRIQKLTKLILVSTKNSIPGYLGDTPAHSRSISAGKDDKLDSLLLDSDNLASPSSTLSLASDARRSSSKFKDENSPVGSRAELTQGVMTPDEMDLLVEQVKMLAGEIAFGTSTLKRLVDQSMNDPENSKTQIQNLENDIQEKQRQMKSLEQRITESGEASIANASSIEMQEKVMRLMTQCNEKSFELEIISADNRILQEQLQTKCTENNELHEKVHLLEQRLSSQKATLSCCDVVTEEYVDELKKKVQSQEIENEKLKLEHVQSVEEKSGLRVQNQKLAEEASYAKELASAAAIELKNLADEVTKLSLQNAKLEKELVAARDLAAAAQKRNNNSMNSAANRNGTRPGRKARISDSWNLNQENLTMELQARKQREAVLEAALAEKEYIEEEFRKKAEEAKRREEALENDLANMWVLVAKLKKANSGALSIQKSDEAEPAKEDEVTELDNKNEQNAILKERQLVNGHEEVIVAKAEETPKEEPLVARLKARMQEMKEKEMKSQAAAAANADANSHICKVCFESPTATILLPCRHFCLCKSCSLACSECPICRTKISDRLFAFPS, encoded by the exons ATGGCTTCATCGTCGTCTAGAACTAGGAGTCGTTCTCCTTTCTCGCACCGTAGACCTCCGAGTCCTTACTCTTCGGCTTCGTCTACTTCTTCGTCTCTTATAAATAATCGTCTATTACCTCGTTCTTCTTCCACACCTACTTCTACCGTTTACAATTCCGGCGGTGTAACCGGGTCCCGATCTATGTCGATTACTCGCACCATTTCCGATTCCGGTCCCATCGGCGGCTCCGGGACTTATGGAGCCCAATCGTACCCATCGGAGGGGCTCATTGGCGAGTCTGGGCAGACGATTACCTCTGAGCGAGATAGCATCTCCGTCACCGTTCGATTTCGTCCGATGAG TGAGAGGGAGTATCAACGAGGAGATGAGATTGTTTGGTATCCTGACGCAGATAAGATGGTCAGGAATGAATACAATCCCCTCACAGCTTACGCATTTG ATAAAGTTTTTGGACCACAGTCAACAACTCCAGAAGTATATGACGTAGCTGCTAAACCTGTAGTCAAGGCTGCTATGGAAGGTGTTAACG GAACCGTTTTTGCTTATGGTGTTACAAGCAGTGGAAAGACACATACAATGCAT GGTGATCAAGATTTTCCTGGAATCATACCATTAGCAATAAAAGACGTGTTCAGTATCATTCAGGAA ACCACCGGAAGAGAGTTTCTGCTCCGTGTTTCATATCTTGAAATATACAATGAG GTGATAAATGACTTACTGGATCCAACAGGGCAAAATTTACGTATTAGAGAGGATTCCCAG ggCACTTACGTTGAGGGTATCAAGGAAGAAGTCGTTTTGTCTCCAGGCCATGCGTTATCTTTCATTGCAGCTGGGGAAG AACATCGTCATGTTGGTTCAAATAATTTCAACCTGATGAGCAGCAGAAGTCACACAATATTTACACTG ATGATTGAAAGTAGTGCTCATGGAGACCAATATGATGGAGTTATTTTTTCTCAGCTA AATTTGATTGACTTAGCTGGATCTGAGAGTTCCAAAACTGAGACAACGGGACTGAGGAGGAAAGAGGGTGCATACATCAACAAGAGTCTTCTGACTCTTGGAACT GTGATTGGAAAACTGACTGAGGGCAAGACAACTCATGTCCCATTTCGGGACTCTAAGCTAACTCGTCTTCTGCAATCTTCACTGAGTGGGCATGGGCATGTATCG CTCATATGTACAGTTACTCCTGCGTCAAGCAGTACCGAGGAAACTCATAATACTTTGAAGTTTGCCAGCAGGGCAAAGAGAATTGAAATTAATGCCTCACGCAATAAG ATCATAGATGAGAAGTCATTGATTAAGAAATATCAGAAAGAAATCTCGACCCTCAAAGTCGAACTTGATCAGCTAAGAAGGGGTGTGCTAGTTGGTGTCAGTCACGAAGAGTTATTGAGCCTAAAGCAACAG CTACAAGAAGGTCAAGTGAAGATGCAATCAAgattggaggaagaagaagaagctaaagcaGCTCTAATGAGTAGAATCCAAAAGCTTACAAAGCTCATACTTGTCTCTACCAAGAATTCTATTCCTGGATATTTAGGTGACACACCAGCTCATTCTCGCAGCATTTCTGCTGGTAAAGATGAT AAGTTAGACTCTCTGCTCTTGGATAGTGATAATCTGGCATCTCCATCTTCGACTCTCTCTCTAGCATCAGATGCGCGACGGTCTTCCAGCAAGTTTAAGGATGAAAACTCTCCAGTTGGTTCTCGTGCAGAATTAACTCAA GGCGTTATGACTCCCGATGAAATGGATCTCCTCGTTGAGCAAGTTAAGATGCTTGCTGGTGAGATAGCTTTCGGCACAAGCACACTAAAGCGTTTGGTGGATCAGTCCATGAATGATCCTGAAAACTCGAAAACCCAA ATCCAGAATCTAGAAAATGATATTCAAGAAAAGCAAAGACAAATGAAATCCTTGGAACAGAGAATAACTGAGAGTGGTGAAGCTTCAATTGCTAATGCATCATCGATTGAGATGCAAGAG aAAGTTATGAGATTGATGACACAATGCAATGAGAAGAGCTTTGAGCTGGAG ATTATATCAGCAGATAATCGTATTCTCCAAGAACAACTACAGACAAAG TGTACCGAGAACAATGAATTGCACGAAAAGGTGCATCTTCTAGAGCAACGATTATCGAGTCAGAAGGCCACACTGTCTTGTTGTGATGTTGTGACTGAAGAGTATGTAGATGAGCTGAAAAAGAAAGTACAGTCTCAG GAGATTGAGAACGAAAAGTTGAAGCTAGAGCATGTGCAGAGTGTGGAGGAGAAGAGTGGATTACGAgtgcaaaatcaaaaattagcTGAAGAAGCTTCATATGCAAAAGAATTGGCCTCTGCAGCTGCTATTGAGCTGAAGAATCTAGCTGATGAAGTTACAAAGCTCTCGCTTCAAAACGCAAAGctagaaaaagaattagtaGCTGCAAGAGACTTGGCAGCGGCAGCTCAGAAGCGTAACAACAACTCCATGAACAGCGCAGCGAACCGTAATGGAACAAGGCCAGGGAGAAAGGCAAGGATCTCAGACTCATGGAACCTCAACCAAGAAAATCTCACAATGGAATTGCAGGCAAGGAAACAGCGAGAAGCAGTACTTGAGGCTGCACTAGCTGAGAAAGAATACATAGAAGAAGAGTTTAGGAAAAAAGctgaagaagcaaagagaagagaagaggccCTTGAAAACGATTTAGCCAACATGTGGGTGCTTGTTGCCAAGTTGAAGAAAGCCAATAGTGGCGCCTTGTCAATACAAAAGAGTGACGAAGCAGAGCCTGCAAAGGAAGATGAAGTGACAGAGTTAGATAATAAGAATGAACAAAATGCAATCTTGAAAGAGAGGCAACTCGTGAATGGACATGAAGAAGTAATAGTTGCCAAGGCTGAAGAGACACCAAAGGAGGAACCTCTTGTTGCTCGTCTTAAG GCAAGAATGCAAGagatgaaagagaaagagatgaaatctCAGGCGGCTGCAGCAGCTAATGCTGATGCAAACTCACATATATGTAAAGTCTGTTTTGAGTCGCCGACCGCCACAATTCTCCTCCCTTGCCGTCATTTCTGCC TCTGTAAATCTTGTTCACTTGCCTGCTCTGAGTGCCCAATCTGCCGAACCAAGATCTCTGATCGCCTGTTCGCCTTCCCGTCTTGA
- a CDS encoding uncharacterized protein (unknown protein.) produces the protein MAAISPVQCLFSCNSHHHHQQREQSGSLWRLGSRVLVSSSLWKLSLFSGLHLNRRRTLICAVKGDPEDAFKKTVEIDRMIDALRDANPRQVEKIVVENILAFDEVFWIRLAARSDTCKSEDDKKDYEELATTVMTIVDCVVNKTREKIETSTDILKGILRPAIDGVEEISWPPRDPEAINLMKKEIIQREKEGQLDEGFLSEVNAQLRQAKEDKDKPGLLAMLQKVLQLYSATILSKRSYAKKGNEVVKAEHFLETLIKGLFCNHFSMYYRPQPDFTSVYYVCFSS, from the exons ATGGCGGCAATATCCCCTGTTCAATGCTTATTCTCTTGCaattctcatcatcatcatcaacaacgCGAGCAG AGTGGGTCGCTTTGGAGATTGGGTTCTAGGGTTTTAGTATCTTCGAGTCTATGGAAGCTTTCTCTGTTCTCTGGACTCCATTTGAACCGAAG GAGAACTTTGATCTGTGCAGTCAAGGGAGATCCAGAAGATGCCTTTAAGAAGACTGTCGAAATCGATCGGATGATTGATGCTCTTAGAGATGCAAACCCTAGACAA GTTGAGAAGATTGTTGTTGAAAATATCCTTGCTTTTGATGAGGTTTTTTGGATAAGACTAGCAGCTAGGTCGGATACTTGTAAATCAGAAGATGACAAG AAGGACTATGAGGAGTTAGCTACAACTGTGATGACTATAGTTGACTGTGTTGTGAATAAGACTCgg GAAAAGATAGAGACGTCTACTGATATTCTGAAAGGGATTTTAAGACCTGCTATAGATGGAGTGGAAGAGATTTCATGGCCGCCAAGAGATCCTGAAGCCATCAATCTAATGAAAAAG GAAATTATACAACGGGAAAAAGAAGGGCAATTAGATGAAGGATTTCTTTCAGAAGTTAATGCTCAGCTCCGGCAG gcaaaagaagataaagacaaaCCAGGGTTATTGGCTATGCTGCAAAAAGTTCTTCAACTCTATTCTGCTACTATCCTCTCCAAGCGTAGCTACGCAAAGAAAG GGAACGAAGTTGTAAAAGCCGAGCATTTTCTTGAAACTCTGATCAAAGGTCTGTTCTGCAACCACTTTTCCATGTACTATAGACCCCAGCCAGACTTCACATCGGTTTATTATGTGTGTTTCAGCTCCTGA
- the XK-1 gene encoding xylulose kinase-1, whose protein sequence is MGWASSWKATLFSLLEDIPVTVRSLVSSISLDGTSATTLILNSESGEVLCQPYLYNQSCPDALPEVKSIAPANHTVCSGTSTLCKLVSWWNTEVPNRESAVLLHQADWLLWLLHGRLGVSDYNNALKVGYDPESESYPSWLLGQPYSQLLPKVQAPGTSIGNLKESFTRQFGFPDDCIVCTGTTDSIAAFLAARATEPGKAVTSLGSTLAIKLLSTKRVDDARYGVYSHRLDDKWLVGGASNTGGAILRQLFSDEQLERLSQEINPMVGSPLDYYPLQSSGERFPIADPNLAPRLLPRPESDVEFLHGILESIARIEV, encoded by the exons atgGGTTGGGCAAGCTCATGGAAAGCAACTCTTTTTTCGTTGCTAGAGGACATTCCCGTCACAGTTCGCTCCCTCGTCTCATCCATTTCGCTTGATGGAACTTCTGCAACTACTCTCATCTTAAACAG TGAGAGTGGAGAAGTTCTGTGTCAACCTTATCTCTACAACCAGAGCTGCCCTGATGCTCTGCCAGAGGTCAAGTCTATAGCGCCAGCAAACCATACAGTCTGCTCTGGTACTTCTACCTTGTGCAAACTTGTCTCATGGTGGAACACTGAGGTGCCAAACAGAGAATCAGCGGTATTGCTGCATCAGGCAGACTGGTTGTTGTGGTTACTTCACGGTAGACTCGGAGTGTCAGATTACAACAATGCCTTGAAG GTGGGCTATGATCCTGAGAGTGAATCATATCCATCATGGTTGCTAGGTCAGCCTTATTCTCAGTTATTACCTAAGGTGCAAGCTCCTGGAACATCAATAGGCAATCTGAAAGAAAGCTTTACAAGGCAATTTG GATTTCCAGATGATTGCATTGTCTGCACCGGTACTACTGATAGCATAGCTGCATTTCTTGCAGCACGCGCGACTGAACCTGGGAAAGCA GTAACTTCATTGGGTTCGACCTTAGCCATCAAACTTCTCAGCACCAAAAGAGTTGATGATGCGAGGTATGGAGTCTACAGCCACCGCCTGGATGACAAATGGTTGGTCGGAGGAGCTTCCAACACTGGTGGAGCCATTCTCAGACAGCTCTTTAGTGACGAACAGTTAGAGAGACTGAGCCAAGAAATCAATCCTATGGTCGGATCTCCTCTAGATTACTATCCTTTGCAAAGCAGCGGTGAAAGATTTCCCATTGCTGATCCTAACTTGGCTCCCAG ATTACTTCCACGCCCAGAAAGCGACGTTGAATTCTTGCATGGTATATTGGAATCAATCGCACGTATTGAGGTATGA
- the XK-1 gene encoding xylulose kinase-1, whose protein sequence is MLILRQFQISSFELFQSPKQTGFYSSSRSVPLPRTRFYSDFRVMSGNKGTNYEKLYLGMDFGTSGGRFTVIDEQGEIKAQGKREYPPFMKEESMGWASSWKATLFSLLEDIPVTVRSLVSSISLDGTSATTLILNSESGEVLCQPYLYNQSCPDALPEVKSIAPANHTVCSGTSTLCKLVSWWNTEVPNRESAVLLHQADWLLWLLHGRLGVSDYNNALKVGYDPESESYPSWLLGQPYSQLLPKVQAPGTSIGNLKESFTRQFGFPDDCIVCTGTTDSIAAFLAARATEPGKAVTSLGSTLAIKLLSTKRVDDARYGVYSHRLDDKWLVGGASNTGGAILRQLFSDEQLERLSQEINPMVGSPLDYYPLQSSGERFPIADPNLAPRLLPRPESDVEFLHGILESIARIEV, encoded by the exons atgCTGATTCTTCGTCAATTTCAGATATCTTCATTTGAGCTCTTCCAATCTCCAAAACAAACAG GGTTTTACTCTAGTTCAAGGAGTGTTCCTCTACCCAGAACTAGATTTTACTCCGATTTCAGAGTTATGAGTGGCAATAAAGGAACGAACTATGAAAAACTTTATCTGGGTATGGATTTTGGTACTTCTGGAGGTCGATTTACAGTTATTGATGAGCAAGGAGAGATTAAAGCACAAGGCAAAAGAGAATATCCTCCTTTCATG aaagaagaaagcatgGGTTGGGCAAGCTCATGGAAAGCAACTCTTTTTTCGTTGCTAGAGGACATTCCCGTCACAGTTCGCTCCCTCGTCTCATCCATTTCGCTTGATGGAACTTCTGCAACTACTCTCATCTTAAACAG TGAGAGTGGAGAAGTTCTGTGTCAACCTTATCTCTACAACCAGAGCTGCCCTGATGCTCTGCCAGAGGTCAAGTCTATAGCGCCAGCAAACCATACAGTCTGCTCTGGTACTTCTACCTTGTGCAAACTTGTCTCATGGTGGAACACTGAGGTGCCAAACAGAGAATCAGCGGTATTGCTGCATCAGGCAGACTGGTTGTTGTGGTTACTTCACGGTAGACTCGGAGTGTCAGATTACAACAATGCCTTGAAG GTGGGCTATGATCCTGAGAGTGAATCATATCCATCATGGTTGCTAGGTCAGCCTTATTCTCAGTTATTACCTAAGGTGCAAGCTCCTGGAACATCAATAGGCAATCTGAAAGAAAGCTTTACAAGGCAATTTG GATTTCCAGATGATTGCATTGTCTGCACCGGTACTACTGATAGCATAGCTGCATTTCTTGCAGCACGCGCGACTGAACCTGGGAAAGCA GTAACTTCATTGGGTTCGACCTTAGCCATCAAACTTCTCAGCACCAAAAGAGTTGATGATGCGAGGTATGGAGTCTACAGCCACCGCCTGGATGACAAATGGTTGGTCGGAGGAGCTTCCAACACTGGTGGAGCCATTCTCAGACAGCTCTTTAGTGACGAACAGTTAGAGAGACTGAGCCAAGAAATCAATCCTATGGTCGGATCTCCTCTAGATTACTATCCTTTGCAAAGCAGCGGTGAAAGATTTCCCATTGCTGATCCTAACTTGGCTCCCAG ATTACTTCCACGCCCAGAAAGCGACGTTGAATTCTTGCATGGTATATTGGAATCAATCGCACGTATTGAGGTATGA
- the XK-1 gene encoding xylulose kinase-1 (xylulose kinase-1 (XK-1); FUNCTIONS IN: xylulokinase activity; INVOLVED IN: carbohydrate metabolic process; LOCATED IN: chloroplast, plastid, cytoplasm; EXPRESSED IN: 11 plant structures; EXPRESSED DURING: 7 growth stages; CONTAINS InterPro DOMAIN/s: Carbohydrate kinase, FGGY (InterPro:IPR000577), Carbohydrate kinase, FGGY, N-terminal (InterPro:IPR018484), Carbohydrate kinase, FGGY, C-terminal (InterPro:IPR018485); Has 35333 Blast hits to 34131 proteins in 2444 species: Archae - 798; Bacteria - 22429; Metazoa - 974; Fungi - 991; Plants - 531; Viruses - 0; Other Eukaryotes - 9610 (source: NCBI BLink).): protein MGWASSWKATLFSLLEDIPVTVRSLVSSISLDGTSATTLILNSESGEVLCQPYLYNQSCPDALPEVKSIAPANHTVCSGTSTLCKLVSWWNTEVPNRESAVLLHQADWLLWLLHGRLGVSDYNNALKVGYDPESESYPSWLLGQPYSQLLPKVQAPGTSIGNLKESFTRQFGFPDDCIVCTGTTDSIAAFLAARATEPGKAVTSLGSTLAIKLLSTKRVDDARYGVYSHRLDDKWLVGGASNTGGAILRQLFSDEQLERLSQEINPMVGSPLDYYPLQSSGERFPIADPNLAPRLLPRPESDVEFLHGILESIARIEGKGYKLLKELGATEAEEVLTAGGGAKNDKWIKIRQRVLGLPVKKAVHTEASYGASLLALKGAKQNSGL from the exons atgGGTTGGGCAAGCTCATGGAAAGCAACTCTTTTTTCGTTGCTAGAGGACATTCCCGTCACAGTTCGCTCCCTCGTCTCATCCATTTCGCTTGATGGAACTTCTGCAACTACTCTCATCTTAAACAG TGAGAGTGGAGAAGTTCTGTGTCAACCTTATCTCTACAACCAGAGCTGCCCTGATGCTCTGCCAGAGGTCAAGTCTATAGCGCCAGCAAACCATACAGTCTGCTCTGGTACTTCTACCTTGTGCAAACTTGTCTCATGGTGGAACACTGAGGTGCCAAACAGAGAATCAGCGGTATTGCTGCATCAGGCAGACTGGTTGTTGTGGTTACTTCACGGTAGACTCGGAGTGTCAGATTACAACAATGCCTTGAAG GTGGGCTATGATCCTGAGAGTGAATCATATCCATCATGGTTGCTAGGTCAGCCTTATTCTCAGTTATTACCTAAGGTGCAAGCTCCTGGAACATCAATAGGCAATCTGAAAGAAAGCTTTACAAGGCAATTTG GATTTCCAGATGATTGCATTGTCTGCACCGGTACTACTGATAGCATAGCTGCATTTCTTGCAGCACGCGCGACTGAACCTGGGAAAGCA GTAACTTCATTGGGTTCGACCTTAGCCATCAAACTTCTCAGCACCAAAAGAGTTGATGATGCGAGGTATGGAGTCTACAGCCACCGCCTGGATGACAAATGGTTGGTCGGAGGAGCTTCCAACACTGGTGGAGCCATTCTCAGACAGCTCTTTAGTGACGAACAGTTAGAGAGACTGAGCCAAGAAATCAATCCTATGGTCGGATCTCCTCTAGATTACTATCCTTTGCAAAGCAGCGGTGAAAGATTTCCCATTGCTGATCCTAACTTGGCTCCCAG ATTACTTCCACGCCCAGAAAGCGACGTTGAATTCTTGCATGGTATATTGGAATCAATCGCACGTATTGAG GGGAAAGGCTACAAGTTGCTGAAAGAGTTGGGAGCAACGGAGGCCGAGGAAGTGTTGACAGCAGGAGGTGGAGCCAAGAATGACAAGTGGATAAAGATAAGGCAGCGAGTTTTGGGTTTGCCTGTGAAAAAAGCCGTCCACACTGAAGCTTCCTATGGAGCTTCTCTTCTTGCGCTAAAGGGCGCAAAACAGAACAGTGGTTTGTGA
- the XK-1 gene encoding xylulose kinase-1 (xylulose kinase-1 (XK-1); FUNCTIONS IN: xylulokinase activity; INVOLVED IN: carbohydrate metabolic process, xylulose catabolic process; LOCATED IN: chloroplast, plastid, cytoplasm; EXPRESSED IN: 11 plant structures; EXPRESSED DURING: 7 growth stages; CONTAINS InterPro DOMAIN/s: Carbohydrate kinase, FGGY (InterPro:IPR000577), Carbohydrate kinase, FGGY, N-terminal (InterPro:IPR018484), Carbohydrate kinase, FGGY, C-terminal (InterPro:IPR018485); Has 5316 Blast hits to 5316 proteins in 1437 species: Archae - 25; Bacteria - 4700; Metazoa - 4; Fungi - 20; Plants - 53; Viruses - 0; Other Eukaryotes - 514 (source: NCBI BLink).), with translation MLILRQFQISSFELFQSPKQTGFYSSSRSVPLPRTRFYSDFRVMSGNKGTNYEKLYLGMDFGTSGGRFTVIDEQGEIKAQGKREYPPFMKEESMGWASSWKATLFSLLEDIPVTVRSLVSSISLDGTSATTLILNSESGEVLCQPYLYNQSCPDALPEVKSIAPANHTVCSGTSTLCKLVSWWNTEVPNRESAVLLHQADWLLWLLHGRLGVSDYNNALKVGYDPESESYPSWLLGQPYSQLLPKVQAPGTSIGNLKESFTRQFGFPDDCIVCTGTTDSIAAFLAARATEPGKAVTSLGSTLAIKLLSTKRVDDARYGVYSHRLDDKWLVGGASNTGGAILRQLFSDEQLERLSQEINPMVGSPLDYYPLQSSGERFPIADPNLAPRLLPRPESDVEFLHGILESIARIEGKGYKLLKELGATEAEEVLTAGGGAKNDKWIKIRQRVLGLPVKKAVHTEASYGASLLALKGAKQNSGL, from the exons atgCTGATTCTTCGTCAATTTCAGATATCTTCATTTGAGCTCTTCCAATCTCCAAAACAAACAG GGTTTTACTCTAGTTCAAGGAGTGTTCCTCTACCCAGAACTAGATTTTACTCCGATTTCAGAGTTATGAGTGGCAATAAAGGAACGAACTATGAAAAACTTTATCTGGGTATGGATTTTGGTACTTCTGGAGGTCGATTTACAGTTATTGATGAGCAAGGAGAGATTAAAGCACAAGGCAAAAGAGAATATCCTCCTTTCATG aaagaagaaagcatgGGTTGGGCAAGCTCATGGAAAGCAACTCTTTTTTCGTTGCTAGAGGACATTCCCGTCACAGTTCGCTCCCTCGTCTCATCCATTTCGCTTGATGGAACTTCTGCAACTACTCTCATCTTAAACAG TGAGAGTGGAGAAGTTCTGTGTCAACCTTATCTCTACAACCAGAGCTGCCCTGATGCTCTGCCAGAGGTCAAGTCTATAGCGCCAGCAAACCATACAGTCTGCTCTGGTACTTCTACCTTGTGCAAACTTGTCTCATGGTGGAACACTGAGGTGCCAAACAGAGAATCAGCGGTATTGCTGCATCAGGCAGACTGGTTGTTGTGGTTACTTCACGGTAGACTCGGAGTGTCAGATTACAACAATGCCTTGAAG GTGGGCTATGATCCTGAGAGTGAATCATATCCATCATGGTTGCTAGGTCAGCCTTATTCTCAGTTATTACCTAAGGTGCAAGCTCCTGGAACATCAATAGGCAATCTGAAAGAAAGCTTTACAAGGCAATTTG GATTTCCAGATGATTGCATTGTCTGCACCGGTACTACTGATAGCATAGCTGCATTTCTTGCAGCACGCGCGACTGAACCTGGGAAAGCA GTAACTTCATTGGGTTCGACCTTAGCCATCAAACTTCTCAGCACCAAAAGAGTTGATGATGCGAGGTATGGAGTCTACAGCCACCGCCTGGATGACAAATGGTTGGTCGGAGGAGCTTCCAACACTGGTGGAGCCATTCTCAGACAGCTCTTTAGTGACGAACAGTTAGAGAGACTGAGCCAAGAAATCAATCCTATGGTCGGATCTCCTCTAGATTACTATCCTTTGCAAAGCAGCGGTGAAAGATTTCCCATTGCTGATCCTAACTTGGCTCCCAG ATTACTTCCACGCCCAGAAAGCGACGTTGAATTCTTGCATGGTATATTGGAATCAATCGCACGTATTGAG GGGAAAGGCTACAAGTTGCTGAAAGAGTTGGGAGCAACGGAGGCCGAGGAAGTGTTGACAGCAGGAGGTGGAGCCAAGAATGACAAGTGGATAAAGATAAGGCAGCGAGTTTTGGGTTTGCCTGTGAAAAAAGCCGTCCACACTGAAGCTTCCTATGGAGCTTCTCTTCTTGCGCTAAAGGGCGCAAAACAGAACAGTGGTTTGTGA